One window from the genome of [Mycobacterium] stephanolepidis encodes:
- a CDS encoding 1,4-dihydroxy-2-naphthoyl-CoA synthase has product MTHDDGQTANPFDPTRWQAVAGFEDLTDITYHRHVSQGTVRIAFDRPEVRNAFRPHTVDELYRTLDHARMTSDVGAVLLTGNGPSPKDGGWAFCSGGDQRIRGRTGYQYAGGETAETVDPGRAGRLHILEVQRLIRFMPKVVIALVNGWAAGGGHSLHVVCDLTLASREHARFKQTDADVGSFDGGYGSAYLAKMVGQKFAREIFFLGRPYTAEQMHHMGAVNEVVDHEHLETVALEWTAAINEKSPQAQRMLKYAFNLTDDGLVGQQLFAGEATRLAYMTDEAVEGRDSFLEKRKPDWSPYPWHY; this is encoded by the coding sequence ATGACCCACGACGACGGGCAGACCGCCAACCCCTTTGATCCGACTCGCTGGCAGGCGGTGGCGGGATTCGAGGATCTGACCGACATCACCTATCACCGGCACGTCAGCCAGGGGACCGTCCGGATCGCGTTCGACCGACCCGAGGTGCGCAACGCCTTCCGGCCGCACACCGTCGATGAGCTCTACCGAACCTTGGACCATGCCCGAATGACCTCCGATGTCGGAGCGGTGCTGCTCACCGGCAACGGCCCCAGCCCCAAGGATGGCGGCTGGGCATTCTGCTCCGGCGGCGATCAGCGCATCAGGGGCCGCACCGGCTACCAGTACGCCGGCGGCGAGACCGCAGAGACTGTGGATCCGGGCCGGGCGGGTCGCCTGCATATCCTGGAGGTGCAGCGCCTCATCCGCTTTATGCCAAAGGTGGTGATCGCCTTGGTGAACGGGTGGGCCGCCGGTGGTGGACACAGCCTGCACGTGGTGTGCGACCTGACCCTGGCCAGCCGGGAACACGCCCGCTTCAAGCAGACTGACGCCGATGTGGGCAGCTTCGATGGCGGCTACGGCAGCGCCTACCTGGCCAAGATGGTCGGGCAGAAGTTCGCCCGCGAGATCTTCTTCCTGGGCCGCCCGTACACGGCCGAACAAATGCATCACATGGGCGCCGTCAACGAGGTCGTCGACCACGAACACCTGGAGACGGTCGCGCTGGAGTGGACCGCCGCCATCAACGAGAAGTCGCCCCAGGCACAACGAATGCTCAAGTACGCCTTCAACCTCACCGATGACGGACTCGTGGGACAGCAGCTGTTCGCCGGGGAGGCAACACGATTGGCCTACATGACCGATGAGGCCGTCGAGGGCCGTGACTCATTTCTGGAGAAGCGCAAGCCGGACTGGTCGCCCTACCCCTGGCACTACTAA
- a CDS encoding SDR family oxidoreductase — protein sequence MGSLAGKTIIMSGGSRGIGLAIALRAARDGANVAIMAKTAEPHPKLPGTIYTAAEEIEAAGGQALAILGDVRDDEVVASAVAQTVERFGGIDIVVNNASALNLAPSESISMKAYDLMQDINARGSFSLSKSAIGALKEADNPHILTLSPPITLEPKWFDQATTAYTISKFSMSLVAIGLAHELREYGIASNSLWPRTTIDTAAIRNILGAELVARCRSAEIMADAAYEILIKPSREVTGNSFIDDEVLTEAGVTDFSKYRQCAEEDLELDFWMERAAR from the coding sequence ATGGGATCGCTGGCGGGTAAGACCATCATCATGTCGGGAGGCAGCCGCGGCATCGGGCTGGCGATCGCACTCCGGGCCGCGCGTGACGGTGCGAATGTCGCGATCATGGCCAAGACGGCTGAGCCGCATCCGAAGCTTCCCGGCACCATCTACACCGCCGCCGAGGAGATCGAGGCCGCCGGTGGTCAGGCGCTGGCGATTCTCGGCGACGTTCGTGACGACGAGGTGGTTGCCTCGGCCGTGGCCCAGACGGTCGAGCGGTTCGGCGGGATCGACATTGTGGTCAACAATGCCAGTGCCTTGAATCTGGCTCCCTCGGAATCGATTTCGATGAAGGCCTACGATCTGATGCAGGACATCAACGCGCGGGGCTCCTTCTCACTGTCGAAGTCGGCGATCGGCGCGCTCAAGGAGGCGGACAACCCGCACATCCTGACCCTGTCGCCGCCGATCACGCTGGAACCCAAGTGGTTCGATCAGGCCACCACCGCGTACACGATCTCGAAGTTCTCCATGAGCCTGGTGGCCATCGGGCTGGCCCATGAATTGCGTGAGTACGGCATCGCGTCGAACTCGCTGTGGCCGCGCACCACGATCGACACCGCCGCCATCCGCAACATCCTCGGCGCAGAGCTGGTGGCCCGCTGTCGCTCGGCCGAGATCATGGCCGACGCCGCGTACGAGATCCTGATCAAGCCCAGCCGTGAGGTAACCGGAAACAGCTTCATCGACGACGAGGTGCTCACCGAGGCGGGTGTCACCGACTTCTCGAAGTACCGCCAATGTGCCGAAGAGGACCTCGAACTCGACTTCTGGATGGAACGCGCGGCGCGGTAG
- a CDS encoding SDR family oxidoreductase, translating into MSKNSVSKRLNIAFARALMQPFPSPSLIRAKFDANYGVSVKDKRVLITGASSGIGEEAAYQFGKLGAKVIVVARREDLLNEVAARITAAGGTADAIACDLSDLDAIDKLVQTVNERHGGVDILVNNAGRSIRRKTYESLDRWHDAERTMQLNYFSPLRLIRGFAPGMVERRSGHIINVATWGVLTDVVPQFAVYNASKAALSTVSRIVDAEYGKYNVHTSTLYFPLVRTPMIAPTEAYTNAAALTSAEAAEWMVLAARTRPVRIAPRISVMSAATNAVAPSLVTKVAMSGRETL; encoded by the coding sequence GTGAGTAAGAACTCGGTGAGCAAGCGACTCAACATCGCCTTTGCCCGCGCCCTGATGCAGCCTTTCCCCAGCCCATCGCTCATTCGGGCGAAGTTCGACGCGAACTACGGCGTCTCGGTCAAGGACAAGCGCGTCCTCATCACCGGCGCGTCCTCGGGTATCGGCGAGGAGGCCGCGTACCAATTCGGCAAGCTCGGCGCCAAGGTCATCGTGGTGGCACGGCGTGAAGACCTGCTGAACGAGGTCGCCGCGCGCATCACCGCCGCAGGCGGCACCGCGGATGCCATCGCATGCGACCTGTCCGACCTGGACGCCATCGACAAGCTGGTGCAGACCGTGAACGAACGCCATGGCGGCGTGGACATCCTGGTCAACAATGCCGGTCGCTCCATCCGGCGCAAGACCTACGAGTCGCTGGATCGCTGGCATGACGCCGAGCGGACCATGCAGCTCAACTACTTCTCGCCCCTGCGACTGATCCGCGGGTTCGCCCCCGGCATGGTCGAGCGTCGCAGCGGCCACATCATCAACGTGGCCACCTGGGGAGTGCTCACGGACGTGGTGCCGCAGTTCGCGGTGTACAACGCCTCCAAGGCCGCACTCTCGACAGTCAGCCGCATCGTGGATGCCGAATACGGCAAGTACAACGTGCACACCAGCACTCTCTACTTCCCCTTGGTGCGCACCCCGATGATCGCGCCGACCGAGGCGTACACCAACGCGGCGGCGCTGACCTCCGCGGAGGCCGCCGAGTGGATGGTGCTGGCAGCTCGTACCCGGCCGGTGCGCATCGCCCCGCGAATCTCGGTGATGTCGGCCGCCACCAACGCGGTGGCTCCTAGCCTGGTGACAAAGGTGGCAATGTCCGGGCGCGAAACCCTTTAA
- a CDS encoding VOC family protein, which translates to MEILSSRILLRPKDYDATLAFYRDTLGLAVARDYGAGMVFFAGQSLIEIAGHGRADGPLTAFPGALWLQVRDVYATQTDLESRGASISRAAQQEPWGLHEMHVAAPDGVTLIFVQIPPDHPLRKDTRR; encoded by the coding sequence ATGGAGATATTGTCCAGCCGAATTTTGTTGCGGCCTAAGGACTATGACGCGACGCTGGCGTTCTACCGGGACACCCTGGGGCTCGCCGTCGCGCGCGACTACGGAGCCGGCATGGTGTTTTTCGCCGGACAGTCCCTCATCGAGATCGCTGGGCACGGCCGCGCCGATGGTCCCCTTACCGCATTTCCGGGTGCACTCTGGCTCCAGGTACGCGACGTGTACGCGACTCAGACCGACCTGGAGAGTCGCGGCGCCTCGATAAGCCGTGCCGCGCAGCAGGAGCCGTGGGGCTTGCATGAAATGCACGTCGCAGCACCCGACGGCGTCACCCTGATCTTCGTACAGATACCGCCGGACCACCCACTACGCAAAGACACCCGGCGGTAG
- a CDS encoding inorganic phosphate transporter, with the protein MDATMIILVLLIATALAFDFTNGFHDTGNAMATSIATGALKPKTAVLLAGVLNLVGAFLSVEVAVTVTTSVIKVQDSKTGHLLPNITPSMGLTIIFAGLIGGILWNLLTWLFGIPSSSSHALFGGLIGAALAAIGLSGVKWDGILQKVIIPAFAAPLIAGLVAAAGTWLVYRLTRNVVKKRREEGFRWGQIATASLVALSHGTNDAQKTMGVIALALITTGHLTGNVKETGLPFWIIASCALAIGLGTYLGGWRVIRTLGKGLVEIESPQGLAAEASSAAIILSSSAAGMALSTTHVATGSILGSGVGKPGAEVRWAVAGRMVLAWLVTLPAAGIVGALSYWLSKAVGDLTTPMVGDLIIFALLVVLSGYMWWRAQQEKVDSSNVNADWDDSTNSVVPADVREAKADASVEGKDASKKDSANDTASV; encoded by the coding sequence ATGGACGCAACCATGATCATTCTGGTGCTGTTGATCGCAACGGCACTGGCCTTCGACTTCACCAACGGGTTTCATGACACCGGTAACGCCATGGCGACGTCCATCGCAACGGGTGCGCTCAAGCCCAAGACCGCGGTTCTGCTCGCCGGCGTCCTGAACCTTGTCGGCGCCTTCCTCTCTGTCGAGGTCGCCGTCACGGTGACCACCTCGGTCATCAAGGTGCAAGACAGCAAGACTGGTCACCTGCTGCCCAACATCACCCCGTCCATGGGCCTGACGATCATCTTCGCCGGTCTCATCGGCGGCATTCTGTGGAACCTGCTGACCTGGCTCTTCGGTATTCCGTCCAGCTCGTCGCACGCGCTCTTCGGTGGCCTTATCGGTGCGGCCCTCGCCGCCATCGGCCTCTCGGGCGTGAAGTGGGACGGCATCCTGCAGAAGGTCATCATCCCCGCGTTCGCCGCACCCCTCATCGCGGGTCTGGTCGCCGCGGCCGGTACTTGGCTGGTCTACCGCCTCACCCGCAACGTGGTGAAGAAGCGCCGCGAAGAGGGCTTCCGCTGGGGCCAGATCGCCACCGCGTCCCTGGTTGCGCTATCGCACGGAACCAACGACGCACAGAAGACCATGGGCGTCATCGCCCTGGCGCTCATCACCACCGGCCACCTGACCGGAAACGTCAAGGAGACGGGCCTGCCGTTCTGGATCATCGCCAGCTGCGCGCTCGCGATCGGCCTCGGCACCTACCTCGGCGGGTGGCGCGTCATCCGCACCCTGGGCAAGGGCCTCGTCGAGATCGAGTCCCCGCAGGGTCTCGCGGCCGAAGCGTCCTCGGCCGCGATCATCCTGAGCTCCAGTGCCGCCGGTATGGCTCTGTCCACCACACACGTGGCCACCGGCTCCATCCTGGGCAGCGGTGTCGGCAAGCCCGGTGCCGAGGTGCGCTGGGCCGTGGCGGGTCGCATGGTGCTGGCCTGGCTGGTCACCTTGCCCGCCGCCGGTATCGTCGGCGCGCTGTCCTACTGGCTCTCCAAGGCCGTCGGCGACCTCACCACTCCGATGGTCGGTGACCTGATCATCTTCGCCCTGCTCGTCGTACTCTCCGGTTACATGTGGTGGCGTGCTCAGCAGGAGAAGGTCGACTCCAGCAACGTCAACGCCGATTGGGACGACTCCACCAACTCGGTGGTGCCCGCCGATGTCCGCGAGGCCAAGGCCGACGCGTCCGTCGAGGGCAAGGATGCCTCGAAGAAGGACTCCGCCAACGACACGGCCTCGGTCTAA
- a CDS encoding DUF3349 domain-containing protein, protein MNAFLSKIVTWLRAGYPEGVPPPDYVPLLALLGRRLSNDEVKTVARELMARGDFDNIDIAVLITQVTDELPTSDDIERVRERLAKKGWPLDDPREPADHRDEPGSGQATDHPA, encoded by the coding sequence GTGAACGCATTTCTGAGCAAGATCGTCACCTGGCTTCGGGCGGGATACCCCGAAGGTGTCCCGCCACCGGACTATGTCCCGCTGTTGGCATTGCTCGGCCGCAGGTTGAGTAATGACGAGGTCAAGACCGTGGCCCGTGAACTGATGGCCCGCGGCGACTTCGACAACATCGACATCGCCGTGCTGATCACCCAGGTCACCGATGAACTGCCGACCAGCGACGACATCGAGCGCGTCCGCGAGCGACTGGCGAAAAAGGGTTGGCCCCTGGATGATCCGCGCGAGCCCGCGGACCATCGTGACGAACCGGGCTCCGGTCAGGCCACCGACCACCCGGCGTGA
- the menE gene encoding o-succinylbenzoate--CoA ligase, which yields MTRLLRALPVPSGQTMLGLLPRLAELLDGRGDAVLPVPADDADQAHFLASELAADEPIAEDVAVVVSTSGTTGKPKGAMLTGDALAASGAATHARLGGAGQWLLALPPHHIAGMQVLLRSIQAGTEPVVLDVSTGFSLPDFVRAAAEMTGTRRYISLVAIQLAKALEDPAASEALASFDAVLLGGGPLPAPVAIRAAQARVPVIRTYGMSETCGGCVYDGVALSGVQVRIGAEGQISLGGATVASGYRNILNHKAFAEPGWFHTDDFGELHDGRLRVLGRLDEAIGTGGLTVVPQVVEAALATHPLVAECAVFGVPDDRLGQRVAVAVVPSPEGTPTLEDLRAHVTASLEDTAAPRELHLLDELPRRGIGKLDRRALVKRFS from the coding sequence GTGACCCGGTTACTGCGCGCCCTGCCCGTACCCAGCGGGCAGACCATGCTCGGCCTGCTCCCACGCCTGGCGGAACTGCTGGACGGTCGAGGCGACGCAGTGCTGCCCGTACCTGCCGATGACGCCGATCAGGCACATTTCCTCGCCTCCGAACTCGCCGCCGACGAACCGATCGCCGAGGATGTCGCGGTGGTGGTGTCAACCTCCGGCACCACCGGAAAACCCAAGGGCGCCATGCTCACAGGGGATGCGCTGGCCGCCAGTGGTGCCGCGACGCACGCCCGCCTGGGCGGGGCCGGCCAATGGCTGCTGGCGCTGCCACCCCATCACATCGCCGGAATGCAGGTGCTGCTGCGCAGCATCCAGGCGGGAACCGAACCCGTGGTCCTCGACGTCTCGACGGGCTTTTCGCTACCCGACTTCGTGCGCGCCGCCGCCGAGATGACCGGAACTCGTCGATACATCTCCTTGGTGGCAATACAGCTGGCCAAGGCATTGGAAGACCCCGCCGCGTCAGAGGCGCTCGCATCCTTTGACGCGGTCCTCTTGGGCGGTGGTCCGCTACCCGCGCCCGTCGCCATCAGGGCGGCGCAGGCGCGTGTCCCGGTGATCCGGACCTACGGCATGAGCGAAACCTGCGGCGGATGCGTGTACGACGGCGTGGCACTCAGCGGAGTCCAGGTGCGCATCGGAGCGGAGGGCCAGATCAGCCTCGGTGGCGCCACAGTGGCATCGGGCTATCGAAATATTCTGAACCACAAGGCATTTGCGGAGCCCGGATGGTTCCACACCGATGACTTCGGCGAGCTGCACGATGGCCGGCTGCGGGTCCTGGGTCGACTGGACGAGGCCATCGGCACCGGCGGGCTCACCGTCGTTCCGCAGGTGGTGGAGGCCGCCCTGGCCACTCACCCGCTGGTCGCCGAATGCGCGGTATTCGGCGTACCCGATGATCGGCTTGGCCAGCGCGTCGCCGTGGCGGTGGTGCCTTCGCCGGAGGGCACTCCGACGCTGGAGGATCTGCGGGCCCATGTCACCGCGTCTCTGGAAGACACCGCCGCCCCGCGCGAGTTGCATCTCCTCGACGAACTACCCCGGCGCGGGATCGGGAAACTAGACCGCCGCGCTCTCGTCAAACGCTTCTCTTGA
- a CDS encoding cupin domain-containing protein: protein MTREEFVPGCAPLVRRSDREILSTAAGNATGLVMDSDATGGAVSVLSIYLPKGADGAAPHFHTRSTELFYLVSGRLELLAGDRIEVLEQGDTLLVPQRMPHAFAATPDSHANIFTVLSPGVQRFDYFRLLDRIVHSQADISELRASQETYDNHFVESAVWSAGRGLSALDAP from the coding sequence ATGACACGTGAAGAGTTTGTGCCAGGCTGCGCGCCTCTGGTTCGGCGCAGTGATCGCGAGATCCTCAGCACCGCAGCCGGGAACGCGACCGGGCTGGTGATGGATTCCGACGCGACCGGTGGGGCGGTCAGCGTCCTGAGCATCTACCTGCCCAAAGGCGCCGACGGCGCGGCGCCGCACTTCCACACCCGATCCACCGAGCTGTTCTATCTGGTGTCGGGGCGACTGGAACTACTGGCAGGAGATCGCATCGAGGTTCTGGAACAGGGCGACACGCTGTTGGTTCCTCAGCGGATGCCGCACGCGTTCGCTGCCACACCGGACAGCCATGCCAACATCTTCACGGTGCTCTCCCCCGGAGTCCAGCGCTTCGACTACTTCCGGCTGCTGGACCGAATCGTGCACAGCCAGGCCGATATCAGCGAGCTGCGGGCGTCGCAGGAGACCTACGACAACCACTTTGTGGAAAGCGCGGTGTGGTCTGCGGGGCGTGGCCTGTCGGCGCTGGATGCCCCATAG
- a CDS encoding SRPBCC family protein, producing MRDSVTVHIAAPADKIWELVSDITNTGKFSPETFEAEWLDGATGPAVGVRFRGHVKRNQKGPVYWTVCRIVECDRDRSFGFAVLWPNGKTVNTWRYRFEPAGDGTDVTESFELTPTLPLRIYWALLGWARGRTNRNGMRETLNRIKAVAEAA from the coding sequence ATGCGTGATTCGGTTACCGTGCACATCGCGGCTCCCGCCGACAAGATCTGGGAACTGGTCAGCGATATCACCAACACGGGAAAGTTCAGTCCAGAGACGTTCGAGGCCGAATGGCTCGACGGCGCCACCGGCCCCGCGGTGGGCGTGCGGTTCCGTGGCCATGTGAAGCGCAACCAGAAGGGGCCCGTCTACTGGACGGTGTGCCGGATCGTCGAGTGCGACCGCGATCGCTCCTTTGGTTTCGCCGTGCTCTGGCCCAACGGCAAGACGGTGAACACCTGGCGTTATCGCTTCGAGCCCGCCGGCGACGGCACCGATGTCACCGAATCCTTTGAACTGACACCGACATTGCCGCTGCGCATCTACTGGGCGCTGCTCGGCTGGGCGCGCGGACGCACCAACCGTAACGGCATGCGGGAGACCCTCAATCGGATCAAGGCGGTCGCCGAGGCCGCGTGA
- a CDS encoding pyridoxamine 5'-phosphate oxidase family protein yields MTLTPHFDQRFSEPGAAAPAWSDVSALLAAAELYWITTVRADGSPHMTPLVGLWRDDSFVFCTGPTEQKARNLDANRTVAVATGVNTWNDGHDVVVEGAAERVTDAAALQSLADAYLEKYGEDWTFTPSEGGFGEGDQFAVVYTVAPSKVLSFTKNPHGQTRYAR; encoded by the coding sequence ATGACCCTTACCCCTCATTTCGACCAGCGGTTCAGCGAGCCCGGCGCGGCGGCACCCGCCTGGAGTGACGTGTCGGCGCTGCTTGCCGCCGCCGAGCTGTACTGGATCACCACCGTGCGCGCCGACGGCAGCCCGCATATGACTCCGCTCGTCGGCCTGTGGCGTGACGACTCATTCGTGTTCTGCACGGGCCCCACCGAGCAGAAGGCCCGCAATCTCGACGCGAACCGCACCGTGGCCGTCGCGACCGGTGTCAATACGTGGAATGACGGTCACGACGTCGTGGTCGAGGGAGCGGCCGAGCGCGTCACCGATGCCGCAGCCCTGCAGAGTCTCGCAGACGCATATCTCGAAAAGTACGGCGAAGATTGGACATTCACGCCGAGTGAGGGCGGCTTCGGCGAGGGCGATCAGTTCGCGGTCGTATACACGGTGGCGCCGTCGAAGGTGCTTTCCTTTACCAAGAACCCACACGGACAAACGCGTTACGCCCGCTAG
- a CDS encoding S-methyl-5'-thioadenosine phosphorylase: MLAVIGGSGFYSFFDKPVRTVTPTTPYGQPSAPITVGLVGEREVAFLPRHGSRHEFSPHTVPYRANMWALRALGVRRVFAPCAVGSLTPDLGPGTIVVPDQLVDRTSGREQTFFDSGGIHVEFADPYCPGLRAVSLQPEAVDGGTMVVVQGPRFSTRAESRWYASQGFTLVNMTGYPEAVLARELEICYAAIALVTDLDAGIEHGQGVRAVDVFAEFERNIGGFKDLVRSAVTATESVDTCGHCRAHDGVTLPIELP, translated from the coding sequence ATGCTCGCGGTGATAGGTGGAAGCGGTTTCTATTCGTTCTTCGACAAACCGGTGCGGACCGTCACCCCGACGACGCCGTACGGTCAGCCCAGCGCGCCCATCACGGTTGGGCTGGTGGGAGAGCGTGAGGTGGCATTTCTGCCTCGGCACGGCAGTCGCCACGAGTTCTCGCCACACACTGTGCCCTACCGCGCCAATATGTGGGCGCTGCGCGCGCTCGGTGTGCGCCGGGTCTTTGCGCCGTGCGCGGTGGGCAGTCTCACCCCTGATCTGGGTCCTGGCACCATCGTGGTACCCGATCAGCTGGTCGATCGCACCAGTGGACGCGAGCAGACCTTCTTCGACAGCGGCGGTATCCATGTGGAATTCGCCGACCCGTACTGCCCGGGGTTGCGCGCCGTATCGCTGCAACCCGAGGCTGTGGATGGCGGCACGATGGTGGTGGTGCAGGGGCCGCGGTTCTCGACTCGGGCCGAAAGTCGCTGGTACGCCTCGCAGGGTTTCACCCTGGTCAACATGACGGGATACCCCGAGGCGGTGCTGGCTCGTGAACTCGAAATCTGCTATGCCGCAATCGCCTTGGTCACCGATCTGGACGCTGGAATTGAACACGGGCAAGGGGTCCGTGCGGTAGACGTGTTCGCCGAGTTCGAACGCAACATCGGCGGATTCAAGGATTTGGTGCGCTCCGCCGTCACCGCGACCGAATCCGTCGACACCTGCGGACACTGCCGCGCGCATGACGGCGTCACGCTGCCGATCGAGCTTCCCTAG
- a CDS encoding superoxide dismutase: MYTLPNLDWDYSALEPHISGEINQLHHDKHHAAYVKGANDAVEQLAEAREKADNAAIVLLEKNLAFNLGGHVNHSIWWKNLSPNGGDKPQGDLAAAIDQQFGSFDKFRDQFSAAANGVQGSGWAWLGYDTLGKKLLTFQMYDQQANVPFGTIPLLGLDVFEHAYYLQYKNVKADYIKAFWNVVNWADVQARFSAAVSKTAGLIFP, encoded by the coding sequence GTGTATACATTGCCGAATCTCGACTGGGATTACTCGGCCCTGGAGCCGCATATCTCCGGCGAAATCAACCAACTGCACCACGACAAACATCACGCCGCCTACGTCAAGGGTGCCAACGACGCCGTGGAGCAGCTTGCCGAGGCCCGCGAGAAGGCCGACAACGCCGCAATCGTGCTGCTGGAAAAGAATCTCGCCTTCAATCTCGGCGGCCACGTGAACCACTCGATCTGGTGGAAGAACCTCTCTCCGAATGGCGGCGATAAGCCGCAGGGTGACCTGGCAGCCGCCATCGATCAGCAGTTCGGCAGCTTCGACAAGTTCCGCGACCAGTTCTCCGCGGCGGCCAACGGTGTTCAGGGGTCGGGCTGGGCATGGCTCGGATACGACACCCTCGGCAAGAAACTCCTGACGTTCCAGATGTACGACCAACAAGCCAACGTGCCGTTCGGCACGATTCCCCTTCTCGGCTTGGACGTCTTCGAACATGCCTACTACCTGCAGTACAAGAACGTGAAGGCCGACTACATCAAGGCCTTCTGGAATGTGGTGAACTGGGCCGACGTCCAGGCTCGTTTCTCGGCAGCGGTATCGAAGACCGCAGGACTCATCTTCCCGTAG
- a CDS encoding 1,4-dihydroxy-2-naphthoate polyprenyltransferase, giving the protein MAGIAQWIEGSRPRTWPNALAPVIAGTGAAAAAGSPVWWKALLALAVSVSMIIGVNFANDYSDGIRGTDDDRVGPLRLVGSRLASPSAVKTVAIAFLTLGAAAGLALSITTAWWLVAVGVVCVAGAWFYTGGSKPYGYSGFGEIAVFIFFGLVAVLGTEYVQTLTVSPIGLALAVAIGSFSSAVLVANNLRDIPTDRESGKITLAVRLGDARTRILFPALLAVPVLVSIGLGIVHPWHLLGLVMLPLMVKAARPVITKAQGPELIPTLRDTGLAMLGWAILTASALTWLS; this is encoded by the coding sequence ATGGCCGGCATCGCGCAGTGGATCGAAGGTTCCCGTCCCCGTACCTGGCCCAACGCGCTGGCACCGGTCATCGCGGGCACAGGTGCCGCCGCGGCAGCCGGTAGCCCCGTCTGGTGGAAGGCGCTGCTGGCCCTGGCCGTATCGGTAAGCATGATCATCGGCGTCAACTTCGCCAATGACTACTCGGACGGAATTCGCGGAACCGATGACGACCGGGTGGGACCCTTGCGACTGGTCGGCTCCCGGCTGGCATCGCCGTCGGCGGTCAAAACCGTCGCCATCGCATTCCTGACCCTCGGTGCCGCTGCGGGATTGGCGCTGTCCATCACCACGGCCTGGTGGCTGGTGGCGGTCGGCGTCGTATGCGTCGCCGGCGCCTGGTTCTACACCGGAGGTTCGAAACCCTACGGATACAGTGGTTTTGGCGAAATCGCCGTCTTCATATTCTTCGGCCTGGTGGCCGTGCTGGGCACCGAATACGTACAGACCTTGACGGTCAGCCCCATCGGTCTGGCACTGGCGGTGGCAATCGGCAGCTTCTCCAGCGCCGTACTGGTGGCCAACAATCTTCGCGATATCCCCACCGATCGCGAATCCGGCAAGATCACGCTGGCCGTCCGGTTAGGTGATGCACGCACCCGGATCCTGTTCCCGGCGCTGCTCGCCGTCCCGGTTCTGGTCAGCATCGGCCTGGGTATCGTCCACCCGTGGCACCTGTTGGGGCTGGTGATGCTGCCCCTCATGGTCAAGGCCGCACGCCCAGTCATCACCAAAGCGCAAGGACCGGAGCTGATCCCGACATTGCGCGACACCGGCCTTGCCATGCTCGGCTGGGCGATTCTCACCGCCTCAGCCCTGACCTGGCTGAGCTAG
- a CDS encoding Clp protease N-terminal domain-containing protein: MFEKFQKSAKVAVVLSQEEAREMDESRIGAEHVLIGVLDSAGGPLLDLLGGYGLTADAVRDRLRAGSQEPPLDDEDAQALKAIGIDLSQVRDSVSKVFGPQAFDKAFEKSGRRKGRARGWRPFGMIPFSSSAKKCLELALREAVAHKDNWIGCEHMVLGILRGGDPVALAVITERVPADELRQAVAGLLDRAA, from the coding sequence ATGTTCGAGAAGTTCCAGAAGTCGGCCAAGGTCGCCGTGGTGCTGTCGCAAGAGGAGGCCCGAGAGATGGACGAATCGCGTATCGGGGCCGAGCATGTCCTGATCGGCGTGCTGGACAGTGCGGGCGGACCTCTTCTGGACCTGCTAGGTGGGTATGGGCTGACCGCCGACGCCGTGCGTGACCGGCTGCGCGCCGGATCGCAGGAGCCTCCGCTGGACGACGAGGACGCCCAGGCGCTCAAGGCCATCGGCATCGATTTGTCGCAGGTGCGTGACAGTGTGTCGAAAGTCTTCGGCCCCCAAGCCTTCGACAAGGCATTTGAGAAATCGGGGCGTCGCAAGGGGCGTGCCCGCGGGTGGCGCCCATTTGGGATGATCCCGTTCAGCTCCTCGGCCAAGAAGTGCCTGGAGCTGGCCTTACGGGAAGCCGTTGCGCACAAAGACAATTGGATCGGATGTGAGCACATGGTGCTGGGCATTCTGCGGGGTGGTGACCCGGTGGCGCTGGCCGTGATCACCGAGCGTGTGCCCGCCGATGAGCTGCGGCAGGCAGTGGCGGGACTGCTCGATCGGGCCGCCTAG
- a CDS encoding sigma-70 RNA polymerase sigma factor region 4 domain-containing protein — protein MSDVPSADLDDAVSSTDPAVGLRAVQALRRLCERLEAIHVTNARNQGWSWQAIAEALEVSRQAVHQKYNRARK, from the coding sequence ATGAGCGATGTTCCGTCGGCCGATCTGGACGACGCCGTCAGTAGTACTGATCCGGCTGTGGGCCTGAGAGCTGTACAGGCGTTGCGGCGCTTGTGTGAACGACTGGAAGCAATACACGTCACCAATGCGCGCAACCAGGGCTGGAGCTGGCAGGCGATCGCCGAGGCTCTCGAAGTGAGCCGTCAGGCAGTGCATCAGAAATACAACCGCGCGAGGAAGTGA